The genomic region AGTGNNNNNNNNNNNNNNNNNNNNNNNNNNNNNNNNNNNNNNNNNNNNNNNNNNNNNNNNNNNNNNNNGATGTTTGATTTTTATGTATGGATTTGTAATATGATTACGTTGTTTTCATATGGTATTAATGTGTTTGATTTCTTCTAAACTTGTTACTAGTTATTTTCTACCTACCACGTGCCTGACTAATTAATAGTGATGATATAATATTAGAAGTTAACTTAAGAGAACTTATTTAAAAACAATTAACAAAATCATATTATACTTACCAAGAATAGATGCAACACATGGAGTCGGGTCACTTGAGAATTCTCTTCCAACATAACTTGTAACACGGAATCTAAAACATCTTTGCACGTCTTAGTTTCCATTTCTAGACCCCTTAATTTCAACCTTTCTTCGACAAGACCATCAAAAAAATCTATCAACTCTCTAAGATACTTGGTCATTCTTGCACGTGCACCTTGTGGATCAAGCAACCGAAAGATTGGGAAGAAGTCCACAATATTAGGCGTTCCGGCTTCTTCAGTGATAGAACAAAAGTTCTTCTTCCATTCTTGAGACTTAGAAGAATTATAATCACCCAAATCCATGGAAAAGAAGGTGTTTGATACAAAATTAAGCACGGTTATAAAAGCAACTTCACCGATATCTAAAGCTTCACCTTTTTCACTTCTTTTCTTGACAAAATCCATGAGTTCTTCCACTTTCTTTTGTCTAAGAACTTGTGTCGAATCGAGTTGTTGCGAAGAGAACACTTTGGTAGCACAAATTCTCCGAAGAATCCTCCATTCGTTTGAAGGTTGCATCCATCCAACCGAATATAGATTGTGATCAAGTGCACGAAGAGTATCCGGAACTGCTCTATAAGATGAAATTAGGTCATTTTTATGGAGTACTTCTTTGGCTAATTGGGGAGAGGAAATAACTATGGTTGTTATGTTACCAAGCTTAAGAGTCATTATTGGTCCATAGATTTGAGAAAGCTTAGCAAGTGCTTGGTGAGGTTGATTACCAAGTTCTAAGATGTTTCCTATGATTGGTAAAGGTTTTGGTCCCGGTGGAAGTTTGGTGGATTTTTGTGTTTTAATGCCTAAATTGGAGATTAGAAGATGAATAATTGCAAACacaaaaatggaaattaaa from Arachis ipaensis cultivar K30076 chromosome B02, Araip1.1, whole genome shotgun sequence harbors:
- the LOC107626005 gene encoding geraniol 8-hydroxylase-like; amino-acid sequence: MEFSLSLLLISIFVFAIIHLLISNLGIKTQKSTKLPPGPKPLPIIGNILELGNQPHQALAKLSQIYGPIMTLKLGNITTIVISSPQLAKEVLHKNDLISSYRAVPDTLRALDHNLYSVGWMQPSNEWRILRRICATKVFSSQQLDSTQVLRQKKVEELMDFVKKRSEKGEALDIGEVAFITVLNFVSNTFFSMDLGDYNSSKSQEWKKNFCSITEEAGTPNIVDFFPIFRLLDPQGARARMTKYLRELIDFFDGLVEERLKLRGLEMETKTCKDVLDSVLQVMLEENSQVTRLHVLHLFLVLLVAGVETTSITIEWVMAELLRNPEKLEKVRNELQHVIGKNEQLEEKHISKLPFLKAVVKETFRLHPPAPLLVPHKSQENVELCGFIVPKNAQVWVNVWAMGRDSSIWTNPNEFMPERFLESEIDFQGHDFELIPFGAGKRMCPGLPLAYRAVHILLASLLHCYDWKLPNEDKEEELDMSENFGLTLRKAQSLKAIPIQS